The genomic interval TTTGATTTTAATTTCATTATCCAGTAACCACTCAGCTGCCCTGGACAGCTGGGGATGGTTCTCAGGTACTCCGGATTCACGTAGGGCAATCAGCGCGATAGCCGTGTCCCAGACCGGGGAAAGGCATGGTTGGATTCTGAAATCATTATTCTGCGTATCGTTAACGTAGAGCTTTTCAATCGCCTTGATCGAGCTGACCAACCAAGGATGATCCTCAGGATAACCCATTGCCTGCATGGCAAAAACTGAAAAAAGGGTACTCGGGAAAATCCCCCCTATCCCGTCGGCTTTCTCGATACGTTCACCCATCCATGCTTCACACTTTTTAATGGCCTTGCGACGGAGGAATTTGATCGGGTGGTTATTATAAGCTATCAGGATTTTATTCACGAGCAGGAATCCATTACGCAGGCTAAAAAGCTTTTTACTCCGTTTGAGGGAAAGATCGCTATTTTCCGTGCCGACCGGGAAAAGCTCATGGAGCTGCATATTTGTCGGCAAAACGCGGGTGGGCTTTAGGTCATTAATAATCGCCAGAGGGATGACGATAGCCCGGCTCCAAGAGGAGATTTCGTAAATATTAAAGAAAAGCCAATCAGGCAGGAGAATGATTTCCGGGGGGATCGCCGGGATATGTTTCCATGGAAATTGCCCGATCAGGCCTAAGGCCAGCTTCGCATAGGTATTACATTTCGGGATGCCACCAAGACGTAAAATATTATTACGGGCATGTTTCATGAGGGGTTCTTCAGCTTTGTACCCCGCTAATTTCAGGGCGGTATAGGCCTTGATACTCGCATTGATTTCACTCGGTCCTCCTGGATAAATCGTCCATCCACCATCTTGTAACTGCCTGTCCAATAAATGCTTAACCAGCTTATCTTTCAGTACGGGATCGACCTTATCCTGCCAAACCATCCAGATCATGAGGTCACTGGCCAAAGTGGTATCCACAAATAACTCCCCGCACCAGTATTTCTCCTCCAGCTGAAGCTTTAAAATATGATCCTGGGCGAGTTTCATGGCCGTATCGACTTTTTGCTCGATACTCGGAAGAGAGATAATATCAGGTTCCTTCAGTGTTGTCCGTACTTGGGAATGAGATTCAGTGTTGTACTTTAAAGCCATTTTTTTATTAGAACAAATTGCTGCGAGTCTTTCAAGGTTTCTTAACCATCACTTTTCCCCTCAAAAAAACACTCCCCTATCAGCTCTTTTTAAATGTGAGTCTATCAAAACATAACATATTCTTATTAAATACTTTATAAATTAATAAGACTATTCTTTCTCACGAAATTAGCGCAAGGCTTTGACCGTAAGTAACCGCGCGCCCGCCTCACGGAGAACGGCTTCATCCTTGGCGAAGTGGAACCGGATCAAATGATTTACCGGCTCCCGGAAAAAGCTCGACCCCGGCACACCGGTGAGGCCAATGGTTTTGACCATCCATTCCGCCGCCTCGGTATCCGAAGCGAAACCCAGGGGAGATATATCTACCAATACAAAATAAGCCCCCTCGGGCTTTGTATACTCAAGTCCAGTTTGTTCCACGGCCTCGACAAAGACATTTTTCTTCTGGGTGTATGCTTCTGTCAGTCCAGTATAATAAGAATCCGGTAATTCCAAACCCACCACTGCCGCCTCTTGTAAGGGTGCCGCCGCACCCACTGTCAGGAAATCATGGACTTTTTTGGCTTGGTCGATGACTTGTTTCGATGCCATGACATACCCCAGACGCCATCCGGTGATGGAATACGTTTTAGAGAGCGAACTGCACGTGATTGTCCGGTCGAAAAATCCGGGAAGTGAAGCCATCATCGTGTGTCTGTGCGGGGCAAAGATAATGTGTTCATAAACCTCATCCGTAATGATAAATGCATCATGCTTTTCAGCGAGGTCACCGATTTCAAACAATTCCTCCCTAGTAAACACTTTTCCACTCGGGTTCGAGGGATTACAGACGACGATTGCTTTGGGTTTCTGGTCGAATGCCCGCGCAAGTTGCTCCGGGTCATAACGAAAATCAGGTGGATGCAGGGGCACATAAATCGGCTCGGCTCCTGAAAGGATCGTGTCGGCGACGTAATTCTCGTAGAATGGCGAAAAAATGATGACTTTATCACCGGGATTACAAGCCGTCATCATCGCCACCATCATGGCTTCCGTGCTTCCACAGGTCACGACCAGATTCCCGTCAGGATCGACTGGCACACCGGAAAAATGATTAATCTTCCGCGCAAGGGCTTCCCGGAATCGGGGTGCCCCCCAAGTCATCGCATATTGGTGGAATGGCCCCCGCGCCGCTTTTTCAAGGGCCCGGACCAAAACCTCCGGCGGATTCCCGTCAGGAAATCCTTGTGCGAGATTAATCGCCCCGTATTCATTCGCCAATCGGGTCATCCCTCGGATGACGGACTCGGTAAAAACATTCAATCGTGATGCAGTCACTGGCATAGGACGCCCATTCTTAGAGGATTGCCCCCGCTGATGCAATATTCCAGAAGGATTGCGATAGGGGGGAAATTGGTGGGCCCACAAGGATT from Verrucomicrobiota bacterium carries:
- the shc gene encoding squalene--hopene cyclase — translated: MALKYNTESHSQVRTTLKEPDIISLPSIEQKVDTAMKLAQDHILKLQLEEKYWCGELFVDTTLASDLMIWMVWQDKVDPVLKDKLVKHLLDRQLQDGGWTIYPGGPSEINASIKAYTALKLAGYKAEEPLMKHARNNILRLGGIPKCNTYAKLALGLIGQFPWKHIPAIPPEIILLPDWLFFNIYEISSWSRAIVIPLAIINDLKPTRVLPTNMQLHELFPVGTENSDLSLKRSKKLFSLRNGFLLVNKILIAYNNHPIKFLRRKAIKKCEAWMGERIEKADGIGGIFPSTLFSVFAMQAMGYPEDHPWLVSSIKAIEKLYVNDTQNNDFRIQPCLSPVWDTAIALIALRESGVPENHPQLSRAAEWLLDNEIKIKGDWVHKNPSAEPSGWAFEFRNEHYADVDDTAMVLMALDRVKTLTRENDKAAAIKRGSRFIMSFQCADGGWAAFDKDVMKSWLEDVPFADHNAILDPSCSDITARILEMCGLFHWDQNHPNIRKALKYLKDTQEEDGSWYGRWGVNYIYGTWQVLRGLFYLGIDMRQDWVLRARDWLESCQNDDGGWGESCHTYEDPTTRGQGQSTPSQTAWALMGLCACGDLDRDSIRKGIEYLIQTQEPNGEWKEDAITGTGFPRVFYLKYDFYRLSWPLLALATYNKMRRGEL
- a CDS encoding aminotransferase class I/II-fold pyridoxal phosphate-dependent enzyme, which gives rise to MPVTASRLNVFTESVIRGMTRLANEYGAINLAQGFPDGNPPEVLVRALEKAARGPFHQYAMTWGAPRFREALARKINHFSGVPVDPDGNLVVTCGSTEAMMVAMMTACNPGDKVIIFSPFYENYVADTILSGAEPIYVPLHPPDFRYDPEQLARAFDQKPKAIVVCNPSNPSGKVFTREELFEIGDLAEKHDAFIITDEVYEHIIFAPHRHTMMASLPGFFDRTITCSSLSKTYSITGWRLGYVMASKQVIDQAKKVHDFLTVGAAAPLQEAAVVGLELPDSYYTGLTEAYTQKKNVFVEAVEQTGLEYTKPEGAYFVLVDISPLGFASDTEAAEWMVKTIGLTGVPGSSFFREPVNHLIRFHFAKDEAVLREAGARLLTVKALR